The Gemmatimonadales bacterium genomic interval CGCCACGATCACTTCGGGGACGGTGCTCATCCCGACCGCATCGGCGCCGATCCGCTTCAGCATCTCGATCTCGGCCTTCGACTCGAACGACGGGCCGAGCATCGCGGCGTAGACGCCCTCTTCCAACGCGACCCGTTCCTCCGCCGCCACCCGGCGCGCCAGACCGCGCAGCTCGCCGTCGTAGGGATCGCTCATGTCGGGGAAGCGTTCCTCTCCTTCAAGGGCGGCGCCGGACAGCGGGTTCATCGCCATCATGTTGATGTGGTCGGCGATCAGCATGAGCGTGCCCGGCCGGAAGGTGCGGCGGATGCCGCCGGCCGCGTTGGTGAGGATGATGGTCCCGACGCCGAGCGACGCGAAGACGCGTATCGGCAGCCCGGCGACCGCTGCGTCGTGGCCCTCGTACAGGTGGAACCGGCCGCTC includes:
- a CDS encoding purine-nucleoside phosphorylase codes for the protein MSDGVGGTPAVRAAADAVRAAIAPRTPKIAIVLGSGLGFLGGELKDAVKVPYGRIPGFPLPKVEGHAGELIAGTLDGVAVLAQSGRFHLYEGHDAAVAGLPIRVFASLGVGTIILTNAAGGIRRTFRPGTLMLIADHINMMAMNPLSGAALEGEERFPDMSDPYDGELRGLARRVAAEERVALEEGVYAAMLGPSFESKAEIEMLKRIGADAVGMSTVPEVIVARARGVRCIGISTITNPAAGLGGKLSHQEVLEAADRVKEDLARLIRGIVRAL